In the genome of Epinephelus moara isolate mb chromosome 14, YSFRI_EMoa_1.0, whole genome shotgun sequence, the window TACTTGTCTGATATGCACGAACTGAGGAGTTTCAGCAGTTAGGACTTGGTGTTACAATCCCTGGTGTTTCAGTATGCTTTGTGCCAGAGCGTAGGTGTTTCGGCTGTGACCACCCGGCAGAGCCATCCTACAACACCTCAACATCAACGGGTGTATAAGCCTTTATCACAAGACACCCTACGACGACACAGAGCCTACAGCCTGTTCTTTCTTCTTGTGTGGATACTAAAATATTTTAGCTATTTTTGACTTTTAAATGAGTTCATACGTCATGGAAAATGTTGCTCAAAGATTTCTACATACTCAGCAGTCCACTTGATGTTCCTCCATGGCTTGTCCAGGAGTTCTCCCAAGCCTGCGTGTGAAAAATAAGTTAACTGTAACATAATTGTACTTAAAAGATGTTCTGAATATATGTGGATAGCACATATCCTGATCTCATCGCACACCTTCAACTCGATACACCTCAAACTCCGTCAGGTTCAAATCATCTCCGTGCATCGCTGCAGCCTGAAAGTGGAAGCTTGTCCCTGGTTTGGACTGGACCTCAGGTTTGTCCTCATTCAGGAACACCAAAGCACCAAAATCGGGACCTGTGGATCCATCTGTGAAAGAAGACTGTCCGCTGATACCGGCCACTCTCAGTGGTTTGTTACCCCCTGCGCTGATGCTGTAGAGGAAGGCCTCCTCGTCAGTGACGGCCTCTCCACTCTGGCTGTAGTCTTTAGAGGTGTAGGCCCCGAAGACAAACCCAGCAGCGTTGTAGGCGACGatgacagtgggcccctggttGTCACAGTGGCTGTGGAAAACAGCAGCGGTGAAACCGTGGACGCTGGCTTTGTAGAGCAGGTGGAGCCTGACATGACcgaggagagagagcagcttCTTCTGCTGCTCTTTAGACAGGCTGGATTTGACTACGGGCATGACGCAGGGTACACTGTCCAAACAGACCTGAGGATGCAGCAGTGTGATTAGATATTATGAGTTTTCTAATAAATGATTCTCCCCAATCCAAAAAAGCAAATGTTGACATGTCAAAAACGACATATGACAACTCACATGCAACTGCGTATTAAATGTGTCTCAAATtaggggtgaaaaaaaaaaactacagcaaCAGCTTTACATTTTGAAACCCAACATTTATGCACACGTCTTCCAAGTAAAGTACAattgtaatgtaatgtgatgtgcATTTACTAAATATCAAAGAACTGTTTGATTACATCATGAAGCACAGAAGAAGACGAGCATGGAGCCATGGTTTCTGAGAGGTATTTTGCCATTGGTGCTACAGGATGTTCAGAGGTCTCCAGAGGTGATGGTGCGTTGCGAGGTTTGGCCATAGCTGCTGGCGGGTTGTGAGGGACCCTGGCATGTGGGGACACTGTCGAGGTTGTGGGCATCCACTGTGCCGGTGGGGTGTGCGATTGGGGCAATAACGCTCTTGCAAAAGTCCCCATCATGTGCAACAACAGCTGGTTGTTGGCCTGCTGCTGTTCTTGTATCGCCTTAAAGCGGCGCTCCTCTGCCTCTTGCTGCAGTCTGTTAAAGTTCTCAAACGCAGCTCGCTCCTCGTCGTGCCGCTTCTGGTCAGCCTTGTCCATTTTCCTCTTATGCTGCATGTAGCTTTCCAAAAAACTGTCCAAACGCTCAGTCCAGCTTTTCCTTTTTCGACCTTGTGCACCAGGAGTTGCCCAGCGGAGGCTGGTGTTTTCCTGCTGAGGCCTGGGGCTCCCTGAGCTGGCTGTGCTCTCATCTTCCTCAGGATGAACTTCCCCGTAGCTTGGATCCCCTGTGAACACCAAGTATGTCACTGTAAACATGTCACTGCTGTGTTAGACTCTTACAAATGTGTTGTATGCGGCTATGTGAGAAATAACCAATGactatttaaaacatgtcatgAAAATAATAGCGTCATTAGCAGTCAAAGTTAAAAAGCcactgaatgtgtttttaatgtctgataacagcaaacacagaaaacacactcacCACTTTTGTCCGACTCCAGACTGACGGAGCACTTGAACACATCAGCTGGCTCCTCTGCTGTTGACGTCCAAGGCACCTCCTCTTTAAAAGACTCGATAACGACTTTTGGGCTGCTTGTCGGTCTCGTGCCGAGAATACTGTCCAGGTCGTCGTACCATATAaacttctccttctcctcccccGAGCTGCCACTTCTCCGCAGCGAGTCCCGGACCTTCACATATTGCTGTCGCAGCTTTTTCACCTTGATGCGACACTGAACCGCCGACCGGTTAAACCCGCGCGCCGCCATCCTCTCGCTAAACAGTTTAAAAACCTCATAGTTCTTGTGTGTAGCCACGAGCAGCTGCGACatatagtcctctgaccatatatcaataagcgcctgcacctcctcaaaactccacgtctgcccacgagacattttccaacctttcctttttttttctacctctGCATGTCCCCGTTAgtgctgttggctttgtttattttctacccaaaatgcagtGCGccctacgtcacttcctctctttggttcacttcctttCTCTGGAGAGTCCtttttgcatttcccactgtaagggAACCACACAAGGGCTCAcatgcaagtgaaccgagacccccaagATTAAGAGATTAAGtgtttcacacttggtccttttttttttaaagtgaaccaaactcagtcctccttaaagtggaccaacagaaacgGGAGTCAGTTCTTCTcgtgttcacattgtcagttcatttaaaAGAGGACTCGGTTCTCTCTCTGGTTCACTgcagctctgatggggcctcagtcctctttctgttcacactatagcctataTTATTCTACACTATACTATACTTTGATGTAACACTGCAGTGTAGTTATGAATTTAATATTGGAGGAAAACCTTagcgtgtctgtgtgttgtggaCTCGTTCCATATCTTTAGAAGTGCAGTTGTTTCATCGTCACACCAAAAGTACTCCTCGTCCGCTGGTCGTGCTGTCGTTACCTGTGGCCGTGGTTACGTTGCGTTTATAATGTGTCCCACTCAAATCGCGTGTGATCTGTCTATGGCAAGCCTGGAGGGCTGCAATACAATAGTGAAAGGCAAAGCGGACCCGGAGcgttttgtgttcacattgcacaggttaagtgaactgTACTGCGGACTTGAAGCAAACCGAACTCAGACCACCTCAGGAGTTGGTCTGAGTTCGGTTCCGCATTAGGTGGTCTGAGTTCGGTTCGCTTCAGAGGGGCCTGAGTTCTCTTAGAGTGTTCACATTTgggcaaaaaatgctgagtcgcCGCTCTGAGTCCgcttaaggcccatttatgctccctttttacatacaaaaatgtatacgtccgtttcaaacgatgttccTGTCACTGCCCaaatacttccatgcgtcctttacgttggcattgatgttaaccaatatttccaccagggggcagcccagagtcaaaagtttatgaccacaacaaactcaaaaacaaacatggcgactgtggaggagatattgataatgtacctcttgcataaaagacaaaaacagaggcagcgttgtaggaggcggtggtcggtgaggccgttaaattcttttctctagtactgccgatgagggaaattgaattgttatttcttcttcgtgtctcactagagctacgtatcgggtagtgacagcaacactgcccccacggtttccggtggtactgctccgtttggcccgtatccgtaagcttcatggaaatgtgcagaaatacggacaaaatgaacgcggagcacggacagaaggctccgtccgtatccggatccgtatttaatgttgagcataaatgggcatTTAGacggctgaaaaggaccaagtgtgaaaacacctaAGAGATTAAGATTAAGAGTTTCtcaagcagaggagaaaatagtgaaaagacaaagaggtcggagaaaTATTCTGACAGTGAGTTATTGAAATGCTCCAGATTAGATCATGCAGGGATAATATGGACGCATTCACGCTGGCACTGTTTGGTCCGCTTTATAgaaaccctggtccgcttccacggataattcagttcgtttggagtggtgtgaacgctcattcgaactctggtgtggaccaaacgAACGAACGCTGgtctgcttgaaaactgggggtctcggttcacttgcaagtgaaccctggtgcggtttgCTTACAGTGAgtaatgcaaacggactatccatggaaccaaagagaggaagtgacgtagagcgcagtgcattttgggtaggaaaaaaaacaaagtcaacagCACTAActgggagaagcagaggtaaaagaGAAAGTTGAAAAGACGTGGAGTAGTAAGAAGGTGCAGGTGCTTATTGatatatggtcagaggactatatATATCGCAGTTATCAAGCCAACTGGAGGGGATGGATTTCCGGTtttggtcctggccaatcgatgagccgggttttcttcttcctggtGCTTTTTTTCTTCGTGGTTAGTGGTTGTTTCGGGCAATACCACCCCCAaaggagcagctgttgtaactgtgacgttgtccaggtggtttggtccactttaaaaagtgcagtgtgaaagtgaaccgaaccaaatgaaggtgtgaattTTTTCGGCATTCCCTGCCCAATCAAACAGAGTCCCCTTGACTATCATGGTGTGAATATGCCCTACgtgaaccgcaccagggttcacttggaCTTGCTTTGAGAACTTCCcaaaatcactcctaagctagaaCTCCTTATTGAaagtttttaggctaagttGGGAGGTCTCGGAGAGCCCCTGGTTTTTGGACAATCAGACATGTAAACTTTTCTGATCAACACAGTACATTGCTCCTCACTGAaatactgttgttgttgttactggCTAACATGCCGCTAACATGCTCTATGTCCTTTGCCCGTTGCCAGGCAGCCAACTCTGCATGGATATGTATGCAGTATCTATATAATTAACAGCATG includes:
- the LOC126400534 gene encoding interferon-induced protein 44-like isoform X2 is translated as MSRGQTWSFEEVQALIDIWSEDYMSQLLVATHKNYEVFKLFSERMAARGFNRSAVQCRIKVKKLRQQYVKVRDSLRRSGSSGEEKEKFIWYDDLDSILGTRPTSSPKVVIESFKEEVPWTSTAEEPADVFKCSVSLESDKSGDPSYGEVHPEEDESTASSGSPRPQQENTSLRWATPGAQGRKRKSWTERLDSFLESYMQHKRKMDKADQKRHDEERAAFENFNRLQQEAEERRFKAIQEQQQANNQLLLHMMGTFARALLPQSHTPPAQWMPTTSTVSPHARVPHNPPAAMAKPRNAPSPLETSEHPVAPMAKYLSETMAPCSSSSVLHDVCLDSVPCVMPVVKSSLSKEQQKKLLSLLGHVRLHLLYKASVHGFTAAVFHSHCDNQGPTVIVAYNAAGFVFGAYTSKDYSQSGEAVTDEEAFLYSISAGGNKPLRVAGISGQSSFTDGSTGPDFGALVFLNEDKPEVQSKPGTSFHFQAAAMHGDDLNLTEFEVYRVEGLGELLDKPWRNIKWTAEKKQQLMTTIQSYQPEIKTVHQARVLLVGPVGSGKSSFFNSINSVFRGNMTSQAIAGTAGKSVTTQFRTYTVKAGKGGGALPLILCDTMGLEENADAGLDIEDLVNIYKGHVKDRYQFSPSNPLQADAPSYKKQTTVNDMIHCVIYMVDTCKVSLLTQKMLDKFATIRKKTNQLGIPQILLMTKVDEACLLVAEDLKNVYRSVYIQRKARELSESLGIPLSCVLPVKNYSEELELDQDTDILLLTAMEHMLNYADSFFENQLIEDQDGSDQQELYRSSDLNRPGFSERPRPEVV